ACAATAACGATCCTGCGGCCAGCCCTCCAAGCGCCGGGGTCAATACCCGACGAACGGGATCTAATGCCGCGGCAGCGTGTACCAGGCTGCCATTAAAATCGCCCAGCAGAAGTCGCTCCAGGGTTATCATTGCCAGGCGAAATAAGGCTACCGCGAGGGCGGCCAGTATACCGATAGTGATAGCGAAGCCCAGACGGCGCAACATAACTCGAATATCCGAAAAGCTATAGCGACCCATCTGAACTCCCACATATCAAGACCTTGTTTTGCTCTGAATTTTACAGCAAATATGAGGGCGCGCACTAAAGCGTGCGCGCGAAGGGCGGGAGAAGAGAGGAAAAACTCAGCCAGTAACGATATTCAGCGCCCGTCGGGTACGACCAGAACTGAGATAATCAGCGATATAATCCTGCGAGATTTCTCCGCTATAGCGGCCATCCTCATCGACTATCGGCATCCAGACCATATTATGCTCATAGAGTTTGGACAGCACGATACGCAGGTTATCTTCCGCCTTACCGGTGATCACGAATGGATGCAGCATCTCTTCACATCGCCCCTGAGCACCACGAGCCTCGCGACGCTTAACAAATCCAAGCGGCTTACCATCGCTATCGACAATAGCCAGCGAGCGCATATCGTTATCATCCATAATGGCAAATGCCTCTGGCAGCGGCATATCTTTGCTGCCGGTAATGGTTGGCTGCTGGTCGGTAACGTCGCCAGCCTGAACCAGCAGCAGGCGTTTCAGCGTGCGATCCTGGCCAACAAAAGAGCCTACGAACTCGTTTGCCGGCTTGGCCAGCAATTCATCAGGGCTGGCGCACTGCACGATTTTTCCCTGCCGGAATACCGCAATTCGGTCGCCTAGTTTCAATGCTTCGTCGATATCATGGCTAACCAGCATTACGGTTTTACGCAGCTGGCGCTGCATCTCCAAAAACTCATTTTGGATGACCTCTCGGTTGATCGGGTCAATAGCGCCAAAAGGTTCATCCATCAGTAACACCGGAGGATCTGCCGCCAGAGCGCGGATCACGCCGATACGCTGCTGCTGTCCGCCGGACAGCTCTTTGGGGTAGCGGGGCAGATAGTGTTTAGGATCCAACGCTACCATATTCATCAACTCGGCAGCCCGTTCCTGGCAACGCTTTTTGTCCCAGCCCAGCATGCGGGGAACAACGGTGATATTTTCCGCGATGGTCATATTAGGAAATAGCCCGATTTGCTGGATAACATAGCCAATATTGCGCCGCAGGGTGACGGTGTCGAACTCTTCGGTATTTTTACCGTTAATCAAAATTTTGCCGCTGCCCGGAGTTATCAGGCGATTGATCATCTTAAGTGTGGTTGTTTTTCCACAGCCAGATGGCCCAAGAAGGACACACATTTCACCTTTTGGCACGTGCAGGTTAACGTTATCGACCGCGTTAAATACCTGGCCATTTTTCTGCTTAAATTGCTTGGTTAAATTTTCCAGTTTTATCATTGTTTTCTCCAGCGTCGTCAGTGATGACGCAAAAAATCTAGTGGCGCAGGCCTTTTGGGGTCAATGCGTTTTGCAGCCCGTGTAACAGCCAGTCGAGAATTATCGCCAGCAGGCAAATAAGCACTGCGCCGGTAATCAGCAGACGGATATCACTACCGCCAATACCGTTAAGTAGCAGCAATCCCAGCCCGCCGGCACCAATCACTGCAGCAATAGCCATTACGCCAATATTCATCACTACCGCAGTACGGATACCGCCGAAAATAACGGGTAGCGCCATTGGAATTTCAACCCAGCGCAGACGCTG
This genomic interval from Salmonella enterica subsp. enterica serovar Choleraesuis contains the following:
- a CDS encoding ABC transporter ATP-binding protein, giving the protein MIKLENLTKQFKQKNGQVFNAVDNVNLHVPKGEMCVLLGPSGCGKTTTLKMINRLITPGSGKILINGKNTEEFDTVTLRRNIGYVIQQIGLFPNMTIAENITVVPRMLGWDKKRCQERAAELMNMVALDPKHYLPRYPKELSGGQQQRIGVIRALAADPPVLLMDEPFGAIDPINREVIQNEFLEMQRQLRKTVMLVSHDIDEALKLGDRIAVFRQGKIVQCASPDELLAKPANEFVGSFVGQDRTLKRLLLVQAGDVTDQQPTITGSKDMPLPEAFAIMDDNDMRSLAIVDSDGKPLGFVKRREARGAQGRCEEMLHPFVITGKAEDNLRIVLSKLYEHNMVWMPIVDEDGRYSGEISQDYIADYLSSGRTRRALNIVTG